One Mangrovimonas cancribranchiae DNA segment encodes these proteins:
- a CDS encoding tRNA-binding protein, protein MNETINFEDFVKVDLRVGTILSVDDFPKARKPAYQLTIDFGDLGVKKSSAQITTLYTKEDLLHKQIVAVVNFPKKQIANIMSECLVVGAVKENDVYLLSAEHRVPNGSCVS, encoded by the coding sequence TGAATGAGACGATAAATTTTGAAGATTTTGTTAAAGTAGATCTTCGTGTTGGAACAATACTGTCTGTTGATGATTTTCCTAAAGCAAGAAAACCAGCATATCAACTTACTATAGATTTTGGAGATTTAGGTGTTAAAAAATCTTCGGCACAAATAACAACATTATACACTAAAGAAGATTTGTTGCATAAACAAATTGTAGCGGTAGTGAACTTTCCCAAGAAGCAAATTGCTAATATTATGAGCGAGTGTTTAGTGGTTGGTGCTGTAAAAGAAAATGACGTGTATTTACTTAGTGCAGAACATCGTGTTCCTAACGGAAGTTGTGTGTCGTAG